In Megalops cyprinoides isolate fMegCyp1 chromosome 12, fMegCyp1.pri, whole genome shotgun sequence, the sequence TTCCTTGGGTTGCCATAGTTAATCAACTTTGAATATGCTAACACCATATTGGTAGAATTAGGGTAAGGTACTCTAATTAAAAGAATGTAGGTGATAATGGTATAGAATTATTTAACAGTATTCTACCTTTCATATATATACGATGTCAATTGTAGTGTCTGTAAATGAGCTGGCTGTTGTAGTTAACTATTAAAGGCCGTTGTACCAATCTCTGTCGTACCACTGAAAATATCAcgaacccccaccccctcacaaaGGCACACACGGGTGCGTATTACATCTGGATTTAACCGGTTAAGGCTTTTTGCACTAAAATTGATGGACAGTGAAGAGATCTTCACGATAACTGTGATCTAGATTTCCTCTATTTTGTAGTCTATGTTAGGACCGTTTTACAGAGCAGATCTTTTTTTAGCACCATCACGGTCCACAGATTTCACAGATCCAGATTACGAGTAGGGTTACTAATTATGGAATATCACATGTTAATTTGGGCAAGACTGTCCGTCTAATGCTGTCGTAATCTCTGTGGACCTGGCTGCCAGCCTAACTACAGACCATACGTGTCAGGTAAAGTGTAATCGTTTCATCAAAAAGTGATGTAATGGTGCCAAACGTTGCTGAATTATACGTAATATGTAAACTTTGGTACTTTTcccacaaaataacaaaatacgCATGCAGACTAATGCACATATTGGCCTGTGAAACCTTAGCCGTTGCAAGTGAAGCTGATTTAAGTATGTTGTGTTACCAAAGAACTCCAAACAATGCTAACTTTTCTGACAATTTTTCCACAGGAATGTATATCAGGATGTTTAAGCTCAGACTCCTCAATGCCGTTGCCCCCGCCTACTTTTACACCGCAACAATCGTAACCTTTGCCCTGCACTTTTGTCTTTTCATACCTACTATTTTCCAATCTCCGGGTGCTCAGCTAAGCCCTGCAACTTTACTCCATACTGCGATTTTCCTGTATCTGATGCTGAATGCGCTGGGTAACTATACAATGACGATTCGACACCCAGCAGAGAGTGCGAATGAAAACGTGATTCCTGTGTGCTCGCCGGACTGCCCGGACAGGGTGGACGCCCATTACCTCCTCAACGGCCGCCATTTCTGCAAACTCTGCAAAAAAGTGATCTTGAAAAGGGACCACCACTGTTTTTTCACAGGAAACTGTATTGGCAACAAGAACATGCGCTACTTCATCATGTTTTGCATCTACACCTCGTGCACCTGTCTGTATTCACTGGTACTGGGAGTGGCTTATCTCACGGTGGAGTATTCAATTTCATTCGAAAATCCATTGACCTTCCTCACTCTGCTACCACTTTCCACTGGCTACTTCTTCCTTGGTGAGCATGCATACTAACGCCTCTCAGATTTTGTTTATTGCAACAATTCTCAATGCTGAAAATTGTTATTCATAGATTTCCTTACACCTGACTGCTTAATTGAACCTGTATCTGTATATATCTAATCTGTATATTTCACCGCTGAATTAAACTTTTCCTTAAAATATTCAGATACAGAGTCCTTGTCCTTGTCTGCAGCTGTAACTTTGAGCATCCAGCTGTGGTGAAAAAAAGGAGGTTCACATGTTTTAGTGATAATCTTGTGATTTTCAATCAATATCAAAAGCTAATACAAGAAACACTTGAGACTAATTTGATATGCCAAGTCAGAAGATGTGAGTGAAATGATTAGCTCAGTTTTGGAGTAACGTTGGTTCAGCTCAACAAAGTGTTTGGCAATGAGCATCACCCACCAAGATGTTTGCATTGGAGGTGGATTAATGTGTTTAGGCTAGTGTTTTGGGAAACACTGTGGCACAGTAATTGAGGGGGGTGACAGAGGGGGCTGGACTTGTTACCAGAACAATAAAGGAACATTCAGCTACTGAGCACTGTTGTATTTCCCTTGATTAAGGTAAACCTTAACCTGAATAGCTTGTGaagatatccagctgtttaaagagaaatataaataaatgtaatgtaaatatacagaCCTGGAGTGGAGTCAAGTGTgaagagagtgaggaagagactACATCTCTGTTTCCCCTCAGCTGCCACACCTTAGCACCTGTTGTACTAATGTTACTTGCTTCTTATTTACTTGTAGTATCACTATGTGTTCTGGATATTGTGAGAAGATCAAATCATTTTGGGTGTATTTAGGTGCATTGTCTAGTTTCAAATTAgaacaagttaacttgtggtaaggcttgaatggtgttgtgcatgcactcactggtctggtaGTGTTGTTAGCCCAGTCTGACATTGTTGATGATTTAACTTGGTAGGATATATTTTTCTTATGCTAGAtatgtgtctgctaaatgagtataCTGTAATGAAGTGGGCCCCCGGTCTCTCCACAGGCGCCATATCGGGTCTGCAGTTCTTCCTAGTGCTGATGCTGTACGTGTGGCTGGGCATCGGGCTCACCTGCGCCGGCTTCTGCTGCCAGCAGGTGCTGCTGGTGGCCAGGGGGCAGACCTGGTGCCAGCTGAGGCGGGGCCAGCTGGTGGAGGCGCGCGGCTCCTGGAGGGCCAACCTCAGCGATGTCTTCGGGACCCGCTGGGCCCTGGGGTTCTTCCTGCCGGTGGAGACGGTGGAGGCCTCGCCCAGTCACGCTGCCCATAAGCACGAGTGAGCCCCGCTCGCGTCTGCTCTGTGGGATGGCCTGCCCGCCAGATGAGTCCTCCCCCCACAGGTCTGCGCTCTGGTCTTTCTCATCCGTCTGCCTTTCGAGTCAGGGTTTGCCGAACAAGTGAAGCACTTCTAGAAAAATGGAAGAATAgcatctttttgttgtttggaaATGTATATCAGAAGACATGATACTGTGGATGCCTGCTCATTTCCATCTAGTTTGTTTGGTTTctctggatgtttttttctgtacattgtGTGACTGAATGGGAAAGGTAAAAC encodes:
- the zdhhc22 gene encoding palmitoyltransferase ZDHHC22 translates to MYIRMFKLRLLNAVAPAYFYTATIVTFALHFCLFIPTIFQSPGAQLSPATLLHTAIFLYLMLNALGNYTMTIRHPAESANENVIPVCSPDCPDRVDAHYLLNGRHFCKLCKKVILKRDHHCFFTGNCIGNKNMRYFIMFCIYTSCTCLYSLVLGVAYLTVEYSISFENPLTFLTLLPLSTGYFFLGAISGLQFFLVLMLYVWLGIGLTCAGFCCQQVLLVARGQTWCQLRRGQLVEARGSWRANLSDVFGTRWALGFFLPVETVEASPSHAAHKHE